A stretch of Melospiza melodia melodia isolate bMelMel2 chromosome 24, bMelMel2.pri, whole genome shotgun sequence DNA encodes these proteins:
- the TSEN54 gene encoding tRNA-splicing endonuclease subunit Sen54 isoform X1 — protein MEAGGSRRLSTAEQPEGCQAPRSPRGQKYFLPDGSAGQAERLRRCGEEQWRLLCEERPERPGNLVKAEWKPEQGIVELKSPAGKFWHTMGFSERGKQCLLPEEALYLLECGSVQLFYRDVPLSIQEAYETLLCQEAMSLSHYQVFSHLKQLGYIVLRFDPSTVLSPYERQLNLEGHCKSSGKHHCKRRRRSSSPRLHEKKHKVCEDLPEAEGTSSKDGDDYGDSIPVDEKPLSVQPKEPDAVSAEGESMLVPLDTGQKDSLSFRQAGDHKENSTGTHAPRWDFTTITFPNMASDQPCTHLPSPDSRLLPENVPGREVDAASWCTQINQKQEKLSRKERRQRERESSYRSSVNADQEVRCCSNWQEYKALLEQRRQQRAWKRPSHLWNQAVTPLLRPEEVTSPAELLEQISVLQPSHILDGASWLQEDPEAMKIDFNVYQADAVSKFKKTKPGKPHVRMCVRSFDEQIPSLRALKQATYLSGDVPLVFALVDHGEITFYSLKEFKLPVDVYH, from the exons ATGGAGGCCGGCGGGTCCCGCCGCCTCAG CACGGCGGAGCAGCCGGAAGGTTGCCAGGCCCCGCGGAGCCCCCGCGGGCAGAAGTATTTCCTCCCCGACGGCTCGGCCGGGCAGGCCGAGAGGCTGCGGCGCTGCGGCGAGGAGCAGTGGCGGCTGCTCTGCGAGGAGCGCCCGGAGCGGCC GGGGAATCTGGTGAAGGCTGAGTGGAAACCAGAACAGGGCATCGTGGAGCTGAAGTCCCCTGCG GGAAAGTTCTGGCACACCATGGGGTTCTCAGAACGAGGCAAACAATGCCTGCTGCCCGAGGAAGCTCTGTACCTGCTGGAGTGT ggctctgtccaGCTCTTTTACAGAGATGTGCCCCTGTCAATCCAGGAAGCCTACGAGACCCTGTTGTGCCAGGAGGCAATGAGCCTGTCACATTACCAG GTGTTCAGCCATTTGAAGCAACTGGGTTATATTGTACTGAGATTTGACCCCAG CACTGTCCTGTCTCCCTATGAGAGGCAGCTGAACTTGGAAGGTCACTGTAAGAGCTCTGGGAAACACCAttgcaagaggaggaggaggagttccAGCCCCCG TTTACATGAGAAGAAACATAAAGTATGTGAGGACCTTCCAGAAGCTGAAGGGACCTCCAGCAAAGATGGAGATGACTATGGAGACTCCATTCCTGTGGATGAAAAGCCCTTGTCAGTGCAGCCAAaggaaccagatgctgtcagtgCAGAGGGGGAGTCAATGCTAGTTCCTCTTGACACAGGACAAAAGGATTCTCTGAGCTTCAGACAGGCTGGAGACCACAAGGAGAACAGCACTGGCACCCATGCACCCCGCTGGGATTTTACCACCATCACCTTTCCCAACATGGCCTcagaccagccctgcacacacctgCCCTCCCCTGACAGCAGGCTCCTACCAGAGAACGTGCCAGGCAGGGAGGTGGATGCAGCCTCCTGGTGCACACAGATCAACCAGAAACAGGAAAAGCTGTCGCGGAAGGAGAGGAGGCAGCGCGAGAGGGAGAGCAGCTACAGGAGCAGTGTCAATGCCGACCAGGAGGTGAGGTGCTGCTCCAACTGGCAGGAGTACAAAGCCCTCTTGGAGCAGAGGAGGCAGCAGAGGGCTTGGAAGCGACCCTCCCACCTCTGGAACCAAGCTGTCACACCACTGCTGCGGCCAGAAGAAGTGACCTCACCAG CTGAGCTCCTCGAGCAGATCAGTGTGCTGCAGCCCTCCCACATCCTGGATGGAGCCTCCTG GCTGCAGGAGGACCCAGAGGCCATGAAGATAGACTTCAACGTGTATCAAGCAGACGCTGTGTCCAAGTTTAAGAAGACAAAGCCTGGGAAGCCCCATGTCAGGATGTGTGTTCGGAG CTTTGATGAGCAGATCCCCTCCCTGCGGGCTTTGAAGCAGGCGACGTATCTGAGTGGGGACGTCCCTCTGGTCTTTGCACTGGTGGATCATGGAGAAATCACCTTCTATTCACTGAAGGAGTTCAAGCTGCCCGTTGATGTTTATCACTGA
- the TSEN54 gene encoding tRNA-splicing endonuclease subunit Sen54 isoform X2, whose amino-acid sequence MGFSERGKQCLLPEEALYLLECGSVQLFYRDVPLSIQEAYETLLCQEAMSLSHYQVFSHLKQLGYIVLRFDPSTVLSPYERQLNLEGHCKSSGKHHCKRRRRSSSPRLHEKKHKVCEDLPEAEGTSSKDGDDYGDSIPVDEKPLSVQPKEPDAVSAEGESMLVPLDTGQKDSLSFRQAGDHKENSTGTHAPRWDFTTITFPNMASDQPCTHLPSPDSRLLPENVPGREVDAASWCTQINQKQEKLSRKERRQRERESSYRSSVNADQEVRCCSNWQEYKALLEQRRQQRAWKRPSHLWNQAVTPLLRPEEVTSPAELLEQISVLQPSHILDGASWLQEDPEAMKIDFNVYQADAVSKFKKTKPGKPHVRMCVRSFDEQIPSLRALKQATYLSGDVPLVFALVDHGEITFYSLKEFKLPVDVYH is encoded by the exons ATGGGGTTCTCAGAACGAGGCAAACAATGCCTGCTGCCCGAGGAAGCTCTGTACCTGCTGGAGTGT ggctctgtccaGCTCTTTTACAGAGATGTGCCCCTGTCAATCCAGGAAGCCTACGAGACCCTGTTGTGCCAGGAGGCAATGAGCCTGTCACATTACCAG GTGTTCAGCCATTTGAAGCAACTGGGTTATATTGTACTGAGATTTGACCCCAG CACTGTCCTGTCTCCCTATGAGAGGCAGCTGAACTTGGAAGGTCACTGTAAGAGCTCTGGGAAACACCAttgcaagaggaggaggaggagttccAGCCCCCG TTTACATGAGAAGAAACATAAAGTATGTGAGGACCTTCCAGAAGCTGAAGGGACCTCCAGCAAAGATGGAGATGACTATGGAGACTCCATTCCTGTGGATGAAAAGCCCTTGTCAGTGCAGCCAAaggaaccagatgctgtcagtgCAGAGGGGGAGTCAATGCTAGTTCCTCTTGACACAGGACAAAAGGATTCTCTGAGCTTCAGACAGGCTGGAGACCACAAGGAGAACAGCACTGGCACCCATGCACCCCGCTGGGATTTTACCACCATCACCTTTCCCAACATGGCCTcagaccagccctgcacacacctgCCCTCCCCTGACAGCAGGCTCCTACCAGAGAACGTGCCAGGCAGGGAGGTGGATGCAGCCTCCTGGTGCACACAGATCAACCAGAAACAGGAAAAGCTGTCGCGGAAGGAGAGGAGGCAGCGCGAGAGGGAGAGCAGCTACAGGAGCAGTGTCAATGCCGACCAGGAGGTGAGGTGCTGCTCCAACTGGCAGGAGTACAAAGCCCTCTTGGAGCAGAGGAGGCAGCAGAGGGCTTGGAAGCGACCCTCCCACCTCTGGAACCAAGCTGTCACACCACTGCTGCGGCCAGAAGAAGTGACCTCACCAG CTGAGCTCCTCGAGCAGATCAGTGTGCTGCAGCCCTCCCACATCCTGGATGGAGCCTCCTG GCTGCAGGAGGACCCAGAGGCCATGAAGATAGACTTCAACGTGTATCAAGCAGACGCTGTGTCCAAGTTTAAGAAGACAAAGCCTGGGAAGCCCCATGTCAGGATGTGTGTTCGGAG CTTTGATGAGCAGATCCCCTCCCTGCGGGCTTTGAAGCAGGCGACGTATCTGAGTGGGGACGTCCCTCTGGTCTTTGCACTGGTGGATCATGGAGAAATCACCTTCTATTCACTGAAGGAGTTCAAGCTGCCCGTTGATGTTTATCACTGA